One part of the Sardina pilchardus chromosome 5, fSarPil1.1, whole genome shotgun sequence genome encodes these proteins:
- the LOC134079846 gene encoding uncharacterized protein LOC134079846: QLPTKRSDIDGNSAVRRWTFGRKHKSAKIKTVLMVGETGAGKTTLINTMVNHVLRVKWEDQLWFQITEESEKKLLTESHTSHITVYEMETSSSYLRVIDTPGYGDTTSKKLDEQVSKNLHILFSSENGIHEIDAVGLVVKSTQNRLTEFQKYIFDAILSLFGKDIEENIVVLITHSDGLPAENVLTALREGEVPCAMDDSETPRHFLFNNRQTENREEEGFKRPYDLGQRSMESFFSFMECVDAKELKMTEGVLRERKRLAACVHNLQDAIKMEELTQTELMQTQKALKENKKKPTKDFTYEVDEAYKAMVPIESSWWHLSKTATCCTVCKENCHYPGCWFAKDLSLCSVMKDGHCTVCSNKCPVSSHVKQKMIYVPKTRGVTRVIGTLERQYTDLNECKKGIEKQLKESVNKKAALLEQAYQCIVKLEEIALKRNSNTLLHLDFLIEKMKETGATEKVEKLQEINKIIQAPNKSTLARLADDLVPENLTVDSVTATSANISWGLSRETEQLPHSFLISCQSEGAEPNIISSECRSAAITGLQPYTQYTVSVSTQLPRGIKSQAAATAVHTELPVPESLTAEAGETSVSVTWVKPAGPDELSYSLTLSKDGEALETVYTRSLRYNLSNLQTDTEYTISVCTTLSNGDQSVAVVHTTHTGNLLAYGKSESAKPDWNHPISQLIKKCQPTRTGSPACYLLPTEKSDIDGNSALRRWTFGERDRTVPTKTVLLIGETGAGKTRLINTIINYILGVEWEDRVWFQITQENITTDITVYEVYMETSSSCLRVIDTPGYGGADWTELDQKTAENLRFLFRCEDGIHDMDAVGLVVKSTQTLTQFHHCIFEPILSEFGEDIEKRTTVFITHSEGMPATNVLTALREAEVPCAKDPGGKLLHFLFNNQQPECYEDDQARAYYAAWNLGRGSMKEFLAFLEDSQLGFTDASEVSVRERKRLEACVSNLKDAVTMEIMNQSMLQQMNQALEKNKIKLDNNENFLFEVEEPYKEMVPVKASSLWQLTNGAMSCPTCQENCHYPACGWVQHASACIVMRNNRCTVCTGRCPASRHVKQRKIFSTEKRRVLKQAVELKQHFGEQVDLKRAVEKEMNKSEAKVSNSLEKAYRCLVKLKTSGSKRDCMSILSHLDYFIEKTTEMGDDDNAQKFKELYEQIQTPRRTRSKFYSLSLR, from the exons CAACTTCCAACAAAAAGGAGTGACATAGATGGAAATTCAGCCGTCAGAAGATGGACTTTCGGACGAAAACACAAGAGTGCGAAGATTAAAACGGTCCTTATGGTTGGAGAAACTGGAGCTGGAAAAACAACTCTCATCAACACCATGGTCAACCACGTGTTACGGGTGAAATGGGAGGACCAACTTTGGTTCCAGATTACGGAGGAAAGCGAAAAGAAGTTGCTGACGGAATCTCACACAAGTCACATCACTGTGTATGAGATGGAGACATCCTCTTCATATCTCAGAGTTATTGATACCCCGGGTTACGGAGATACTACTTCAAAGAAGCTTGACGAGCAGGTTTCAAAGAACTTGCACATACTGTTCAGCTCTGAAAATGGTATTCATGAAATCGATGCAGTGGGTCTTGTGGTAAAATCTACACAGAACCGCCTTACCGAATTCCAGAAGTATATTTTTGATGCCATTCTCTCCCTGTTTGGTAAAGATATAGAAGAGAACATAGTTGTGTTGATCACACACTCAGATGGTCTACCTGCTGAAAACGTCCTCACTGCCCTCAGAGAGGGTGAAGTGCCTTGTGCCATGGATGACAGCGAGACACCACGCCATTTTCTGTTCAACAACCGACAAACTGAAAACCGTGAGGAAGAGGGCTTCAAGAGGCCCTATGATTTGGGACAACGCAGCATGGAAAGCTTTTTCAGTTTTATGGAGTGTGTTGATGCAAAAGAGTTGAAGATGACAGAAGGAGTGCTGAGAGAGCGCAAGAGGCTGGCGGCCTGTGTCCACAACCTACAGGATGCCATCAAGATGGAGGAGCTGACACAGACAGAGCTCATGCAGACTCAAAAAGCCTtgaaggaaaacaaaaagaaaccaACAAAAGACTTCACCTATGAAGTTGATGAGGCTTACAAAGCCATGGTCCCAATCGAGTCATCCTGGTGGCATTTATCCAAGACAGCAACATGCTGCACCGTCTGTAAGGAGAACTGTCACTATCCAGGCTGCTGGTTTGCAAAAGACCTCTCCCTGTGTAGCGTCATGAAAGACGGCCACTGCACTGTGTGCTCAAACAAGTGCCCTgtctcctcccatgtcaagcaGAAGATGATCTACGTGCCTAAAACCAGAGGGGTTACAAGGGTCATTGGGACCTTGGAGCGACAATATACAGATTTAAATGAGTGTAAGAAAGGAATCGAAAAACAACTCAAGGAATCAGTAAATAAAAAGGCCGCTTTGTTGGAACAGGCATATCAGTGTATTGTCAAACTGGAAGAGATTGCATTGAAGAGGAACTCCAACACTCTCCTTCATCTTGACTTCCTCATTGAGAAGATGAAGGAAACTGGAGCCACTGAGAAAGTTGAGAAACTACAGGAGATAAATAAGATTATTCAAGCTCCAAATAAAAGCACATTGGCTCGCTTGGCAG ATGACTTAGTCCCTGAGAATTTAACAGTAGACTCCGTGACAGCCACatcagctaacattagctggGGCCTCTCGCGTGAGACGGAGCAGCTGCCACACAGCTTCCTGATCTCCTGCCAGAGTGAAGGGGCCGAGCCCAACATCATCTCCTCAGAGTGCCGCAGTGCAGCCATCACAGGCCTGCAGccatacacacagtacacagtctCTGTGTCCACTCAGCTGCCGCGCGGAATAAAGAGCCAAGCTGCTGCCACTGCAGTCCACACAG AACTCCCTGTACCAGAGTCCCTAACTGCTGAGGCTGGTGAAACATCTGTGTCCGTGACGTGGGTGAAGCCAGCAGGACCGGATGAGCTCTCCTATTCACTGACCCTCAGCAAAGATGGGGAAGCTCTCGAGACCGTCTACACAAGATCCCTCAGATACAACCTCTCCaacctacagacagacacagaatacACCATAAGCGTCTGCACCACACTAAGCAATGGAGATCAGAGTGTGGCCGtcgtccacaccacacacacag GGAATCTTCTAGCGTATGGAAAATCGGAGAGTGCCAAACCTGATTGGAATCATCCCATATCACAACTAATCAAGAAATGTCAACCAACAAGAACAGGCTCACCAGCATGTTACTTGCTTCCAACAGAGAAGAGTGACATTGATGGAAATTCTGCTCTTCGCAGATGGACTtttggagaaagagacaggactGTACCAACTAAAACAGTCCTCTTGATTGGAGAAACCGGCGCTGGGAAAACCAGGCTCATCAACACCATCATCAACTACATCCTGGGAGTGGAATGGGAGGATAGAGTCTGGTTTCAGATCACACAAGAAAACATCACAACTGACATAACAGTGTATGAAGTTTACATGGAAACCAGCTCTTCATGTCTGAGAGTTATTGACACTCCGGGATATGGAGGTGCTGATTGGACGGAACTTGACCAGAAGACAGCTGAGAACTTGCGATTCTTGTTCAGATGTGAGGATGGAATCCATGACATGGATGCTGTGGGTCTTGTGGTGAAATctacacagactctcacacaatTCCATCACTGCATCTTTGAGCCCATTCTCTCAGAGTTTGGTGAAGATATAGAGAAGAGGACCACAGTGTTCATCACCCACTCTGAGGGAATGCCTGCTACAAATGTCCTAACGGCCCTCCGTGAAGCTGAGGTGCCTTGTGCCAAAGATCCTGGTGGAAAACTCCTCCATTTTCTGTTCAACAACCAACAACCTGAGTGCTATGAAGACGATCAAGCGCGCGCCTATTATGCAGCATGGAACCTAGGAAGGGGCAGCATGAAGGAGTTTTTAGCTTTTCTGGAAGACAGCCAGCTGGGATTTACAGATGCATCAGAAGTTAGTGTGAGAGAGCGTAAAAGGCTAGAAGCTTGTGTCAGCAACCTAAAAGATGCCGTAACCATGGAGATCATGAACCAGAGCATGCTTCAGCAGATGAACCAGGCCCTggaaaagaataaaataaaactggACAACAATGAAAATTTCCTCTTTGAAGTTGAAGAACCGTACAAAGAGATGGTGCCAGTCAAGGCATCTTCTTTGTGGCAGCTGACCAACGGGGCGATGAGCTGCCCCACATGTCAGGAGAACTGCCACTATCCCGCCTGTGGGTGGGTGCAGCACGCGTCCGCTTGCATTGTGATGAGGAACAACAGGTGCACAGTGTGTACTGGGAGGTGCCCTGCCTCCCGTCATGTCAAACAGCGCAAGATCTTCAGCACTGAAAAGAGGCGGGTCCTAAAGCAGGCTGTGGAGTTGAAACAACACTTTGGTGAACAGGTGGACCTTAAGAGAGCAGTTGAGAAGGAGATGAATAAATCTGAAGCTAAAGTGTCGAATTCACTGGAGAAAGCCTACCGGTGCTTGGTTAAACTGAAGACGTCTGGCTCAAAGAGGGATTGTATGTCCATTCTTTCACATCTTGATTACTTCATTGAGAAGACAACAGAGATGGGAGATGATGACAATGCTCAGAAATTTAAGGAACTGTATGAGCAAATCCAGACTCCAAGAAGAACAAGAAGCAAGTtctactctctgtctctgcgttAG
- the banf1 gene encoding barrier-to-autointegration factor, with protein sequence MSSTSQKHKEFVAEPMGEKSVNALAGIGEVLGKRLEEKGFDKAYVVLGQFLVLKKDEELFRDWLKDTCGANSKQQGDCYGCLREWCDSFL encoded by the exons ATGTCGTCAACATCCCAAAAGCACAAAGAGTTCGTGGCCGAGCCGATGGGTGAGAAGTCGGTAAATGCTCTGGCGGGCATCGGGGAGGTTCTCGGCAAGCGGCTGGAGGAGAAAGGTTTCGATAAG GCATACGTAGTACTTGGCCAGTTCCTGGTCCTGAAGAAGGATGAAGAGCTCTTCCGTGATTGGCTGAAAGACACATGTGGCGCCAACTCCAAACAGCAAGGCGACTGCTACGGCTGCCTGCGGGAGTGGTGTGACTCCTTCCTGTAG
- the gng3 gene encoding guanine nucleotide-binding protein G(I)/G(S)/G(O) subunit gamma-3: protein MKGDTPVNSTMSVGQARKLVEQLKIEASFCRIKVSKAAADLMAYCDAHVCEDPLITPVPTSENPFREKKFFCALL, encoded by the exons ATGAAAGGAGACACCCCCGTGAACAGCACTATGAGTGTGGGACAGGCCCGGAAGCTGGTGGAACAGCTGAAAATTGAAGCCAGTTTCTGCCGCATCAag GTTTCCAAAGCAGCAGCGGACCTGATGGCCTACTGTGACGCGCACGTGTGCGAGGATCCGCTGATCACCCCCGTGCCCACCTCGGAGAACCCCTTCAGGGAAAAGAAGTTCTTCTGCGCCCTGCTGTGA
- the LOC134079847 gene encoding receptor-type tyrosine-protein phosphatase H-like isoform X1: MESQNLQNDNIGDDNASSPADVQPPESPTMSTDINQTTLPAPGPIEVTSVKPDCVCLKWGCPKGLSGEQQKFWVTWNSHSAQCSLTVRGLNFNIQDLSPGVKYDVTVATLGDHGNKSQCVSAFFCTGIPEPENLIIETDVTSVSVTWRKPTGLDPVSYFLTLCRDGECVETVSTDALEYTFSNLQTDTEYTISVCTTTLNGDRSTAVLHTINTGNGPTTSLVDSENHPSELFPIEKLPERCRQLTTGNPACYLLLLKKLLCYYHC, from the exons ATGGAGTCACAAAACCTACAGAACGACAACATTGG TGATGATAATGCCTCCAGTCCAGCAGATGTGCAGCCCCCTGAGAGCccaacaatgtccacagacatcaaCCAAACAA CTCTTCCTGCCCCTGGGCCGATTGAGGTCACCTCAGTGAAgccagattgtgtgtgtctgaagtggGGGTGTCCTAAGGGGCTGAGCGGGGAGCAGCAGAAGTTCTGGGTCACCTGGAACAGCCACAGCGCTCAGTGCTCTCTCACAGTGCGAGGGCTCAACTTCAACATACAGGACCTGTCTCCAGGAGTCAAGTATGATGTAACAGTTGCCACGCTCGGTGACCATGGGAACaaaagtcagtgtgtgtctgcgtttttTTGCACAG GGATTCCTGAACCAGAAAACCTAATAATTGAAACTGATGTGACGTCTGTGTCTGTAACTTGGAGGAAGCCAACAGGACTGGATCCGGTCTCATACTTTTTGACACTCTGCAGAGATGGAGAATGTGTGGAGACTGTCTCCACCGATGCTCTGGAATACACATTCTCCAAcctacaaacagacacagaataCACCATAAGTGTTTGCACTACCACCCTGAATGGAGATCGGAGTACCGCTGTCCTCCACACCATAAACACAG GAAATGGACCAACCACGTCTTTGGTCGACAGTGAAAA CCATCCCAGTGAACTTTTCCCAATCGAAAAACTCCCAGAGAGATGCCGACAACTAACAACAGGCAATCCAGCATGTTATTTACTTCTGTTAAAgaaattattatgttattatcattgttaa
- the LOC134079847 gene encoding receptor-type tyrosine-protein phosphatase H-like isoform X2, with the protein MSTDINQTTLPAPGPIEVTSVKPDCVCLKWGCPKGLSGEQQKFWVTWNSHSAQCSLTVRGLNFNIQDLSPGVKYDVTVATLGDHGNKSQCVSAFFCTGIPEPENLIIETDVTSVSVTWRKPTGLDPVSYFLTLCRDGECVETVSTDALEYTFSNLQTDTEYTISVCTTTLNGDRSTAVLHTINTGNGPTTSLVDSENHPSELFPIEKLPERCRQLTTGNPACYLLLLKKLLCYYHC; encoded by the exons atgtccacagacatcaaCCAAACAA CTCTTCCTGCCCCTGGGCCGATTGAGGTCACCTCAGTGAAgccagattgtgtgtgtctgaagtggGGGTGTCCTAAGGGGCTGAGCGGGGAGCAGCAGAAGTTCTGGGTCACCTGGAACAGCCACAGCGCTCAGTGCTCTCTCACAGTGCGAGGGCTCAACTTCAACATACAGGACCTGTCTCCAGGAGTCAAGTATGATGTAACAGTTGCCACGCTCGGTGACCATGGGAACaaaagtcagtgtgtgtctgcgtttttTTGCACAG GGATTCCTGAACCAGAAAACCTAATAATTGAAACTGATGTGACGTCTGTGTCTGTAACTTGGAGGAAGCCAACAGGACTGGATCCGGTCTCATACTTTTTGACACTCTGCAGAGATGGAGAATGTGTGGAGACTGTCTCCACCGATGCTCTGGAATACACATTCTCCAAcctacaaacagacacagaataCACCATAAGTGTTTGCACTACCACCCTGAATGGAGATCGGAGTACCGCTGTCCTCCACACCATAAACACAG GAAATGGACCAACCACGTCTTTGGTCGACAGTGAAAA CCATCCCAGTGAACTTTTCCCAATCGAAAAACTCCCAGAGAGATGCCGACAACTAACAACAGGCAATCCAGCATGTTATTTACTTCTGTTAAAgaaattattatgttattatcattgttaa